One window from the genome of Pseudomonas fluorescens encodes:
- the pcaG gene encoding protocatechuate 3,4-dioxygenase subunit alpha yields the protein MTLTATTSHTVGPYYHIGLTWLNREDLTVAETLGQRVAITGQVVDGNGQFVNDAMLEVWQANAAGKYAHPEDDQDKPLDPHFEGFGRVPVDAEGRFRFTTIKPGTVPGLAGTTQAPHLVVLVFARGLVKHLLTRIYFDGEQANETDPLLACVPEERRGTIVAKPDASGVYQWNVILQGTDAETVFFDY from the coding sequence ATGACGCTCACCGCCACCACGTCCCACACCGTTGGCCCGTACTACCACATCGGCCTGACCTGGCTGAACCGCGAAGACCTGACTGTCGCCGAAACCCTCGGCCAACGCGTGGCGATCACCGGGCAGGTGGTCGACGGCAATGGTCAGTTCGTCAACGACGCGATGCTGGAAGTCTGGCAGGCGAACGCCGCCGGCAAATACGCCCACCCGGAAGACGACCAGGACAAACCCCTGGACCCGCATTTCGAAGGCTTTGGCCGAGTGCCGGTAGATGCCGAAGGGCGTTTTCGCTTCACCACCATCAAGCCGGGCACCGTACCGGGGCTGGCAGGCACGACTCAGGCACCGCACCTGGTGGTGCTGGTGTTCGCTCGCGGGCTGGTCAAGCATTTGCTCACGCGCATCTATTTCGACGGCGAACAGGCCAACGAAACCGACCCGCTGCTGGCCTGCGTCCCCGAAGAACGTCGCGGCACAATCGTGGCCAAGCCTGATGCGTCGGGCGTGTACCAGTGGAACGTGATCCTTCAGGGCACAGATGCCGAGACGGTGTTCTTCGATTACTGA
- the pcaD gene encoding 3-oxoadipate enol-lactonase, with the protein MGFVKLAEGDLNYCFDERRLDGTQDAPVLVLSNSLGTDLHMWDEQVAAFSEHFRVLRFDTRGHGQSLVTEGPYSIEQLGRDVLAMLDQLNIDKVHFCGLSMGGLIGQWLGINAGERLHKLVVCNTAAKIGDPSVWNPRIETVLRDGKDAMVALRDASIARWFTADFSEAHPAKVKKITDMLAATSPQGYAANCAAVRDADFREQLSLIRVPLLVIAGTEDAVTPPSGGHFILERVSGAEYAEFYAAHLSNVQAGAAFSTRVLDFLLDSSRV; encoded by the coding sequence GTGGGATTCGTCAAACTCGCCGAGGGCGATCTGAACTATTGTTTTGATGAGCGGCGACTGGACGGGACGCAAGACGCCCCGGTGCTGGTGCTCTCCAACTCACTGGGCACTGATTTGCACATGTGGGATGAGCAGGTCGCGGCCTTCAGCGAACACTTTCGTGTGCTGCGTTTCGACACTCGCGGCCATGGTCAATCGCTGGTCACCGAAGGCCCCTACAGCATCGAGCAGCTCGGACGCGACGTGCTGGCGATGCTCGATCAGTTGAACATCGATAAGGTGCATTTCTGTGGCTTGTCCATGGGCGGGCTGATTGGCCAGTGGCTGGGGATCAATGCCGGCGAGCGCCTGCACAAACTGGTGGTGTGCAACACCGCTGCCAAGATCGGCGACCCGTCGGTGTGGAACCCGCGCATCGAAACCGTGCTGCGCGACGGCAAGGATGCGATGGTGGCGTTGCGTGATGCTTCGATCGCCCGCTGGTTTACCGCGGATTTTTCCGAGGCTCATCCTGCGAAGGTGAAGAAAATCACCGACATGCTCGCTGCCACATCGCCCCAGGGCTACGCGGCCAACTGCGCGGCCGTGCGTGATGCCGATTTTCGTGAGCAATTGTCGTTGATCCGTGTGCCGCTGCTGGTGATCGCCGGCACCGAAGACGCGGTGACACCACCGTCGGGTGGGCACTTCATCCTGGAGCGGGTCAGTGGGGCCGAGTACGCCGAGTTCTACGCCGCGCACCTGTCCAACGTCCAGGCCGGCGCTGCGTTCAGCACCCGGGTGCTGGATTTCCTGCTTGATTCCAGCCGCGTCTGA
- the emhB gene encoding efflux RND transporter permease subunit EmhB, translating to MSKFFIDRPIFAWVIALVIMLVGALSILKLPINQYPSIAPPAIAIQVTYPGASAQTVQDTVVQVIEQQLNGIDNLRYVSSESNSDGSMTITATFEQGTNSDTAQVQVQNKLNLATPLLPQEVQQQGIRVTKSVRNFLMVIGVVSRDGSMTREDLSNYIVSNMQDPISRTAGVGDFQVFGAQYAMRIWLDPAKLNNFNLTPVDVSTAISAQNVQIASGQLGGLPAMPGQQLNATIIGKTRLQTAEQFKAILLKVNPDGSQVRVGDVADVALGGENYSINAQFNGLPASGLAVRLATGANALDTAKALRKTVDDLKPFFPQGLEVVFPYDTTPVVSESIKGVVETLVEAVVLVFLVMFLFLQNFRATIITTMTVPVVLLGTFGILAAFGFSINTLTMFGMVLAIGLLVDDAIVVVENVERVMSEEGLSPKEATKKSMGQIQGALVGIALVLSAVLLPMAFFGGSTGVIYKQFSITIVSAMALSVLVALIFTPALCATMLKAIPKGEHGTPKRGFFGWFNRSFDRGVRSYERGVGNMLKHKAPYLLAYVIIVVGMVWLFTRIPTAFLPEEDQGVLFAQVQTPAGSSAERTQVVVDNMREFLLRPSKDGGEGDGVASVFTVTGFNFAGRGQSSGLAFIMLKPWEERNADNTVFKIAGRAQQHFFTFRDAMVFAFAPPAVMELGNATGFDVFLQDRAGIGHDKLMEARNQFLGMASQSKVLAQVRPNGLNDEPQYQLEIDDEKASALGITLSEINNTLSIALGSNYVNDFIDRGRVKRVYVQGQPNSRMSPEDLQKWYVRNSAGTMVPFSAFAKGEWVYGSPKLARYNGVEAMEILGTPAPGYSTGEAMAEVEAIAKKLPAGVGISWTGLSYEERLSGSQAPALYALSLLMVFLCLAALYESWSIPIAVMLVVPLGIIGALMATSLRGLSNDVYFQVGLLTTIGLAAKNAILIVEFAKELHEQGRTLVEAAIEACRMRLRPIIMTSLAFVLGVVPLAISTGAGSGSQHAIGTGVIGGMLTATILAIFWVPLFFVTVSSIGRRKNADQDDTPETSKEAGQ from the coding sequence ATGTCGAAATTTTTCATCGACCGTCCGATTTTCGCCTGGGTGATCGCCCTGGTGATCATGCTGGTCGGGGCTCTATCGATTCTCAAATTGCCGATCAACCAGTACCCGAGCATCGCACCGCCGGCCATTGCCATCCAGGTGACCTACCCGGGTGCGTCCGCGCAGACCGTGCAGGACACCGTGGTGCAGGTCATCGAGCAGCAGCTCAACGGTATCGACAACCTGCGTTATGTGTCCTCGGAAAGTAACTCCGACGGCAGCATGACCATCACCGCGACCTTCGAGCAGGGCACCAACTCCGATACCGCCCAGGTCCAGGTCCAGAACAAGCTGAACCTGGCCACTCCATTGCTGCCGCAAGAAGTGCAGCAACAGGGCATCCGCGTCACCAAGTCAGTGAGAAACTTCCTGATGGTGATCGGCGTGGTGTCGCGTGACGGCAGCATGACCCGGGAAGACTTGTCCAACTACATCGTGTCCAACATGCAGGACCCGATCTCGCGCACCGCCGGTGTCGGTGACTTCCAGGTGTTCGGCGCCCAGTACGCCATGCGCATCTGGCTCGACCCGGCCAAGTTGAACAACTTCAACCTGACCCCGGTGGATGTGAGCACGGCCATTTCCGCGCAGAACGTCCAGATCGCCTCCGGCCAGCTCGGCGGCCTGCCTGCCATGCCCGGCCAGCAACTGAACGCCACCATCATCGGCAAGACCCGCCTGCAGACCGCCGAGCAGTTCAAGGCCATCTTGCTCAAGGTCAATCCGGACGGCTCGCAAGTGCGTGTCGGCGATGTGGCGGATGTCGCCCTCGGCGGTGAAAACTACAGCATCAACGCCCAGTTCAACGGCCTCCCGGCTTCCGGGCTGGCGGTGAGGCTCGCCACCGGCGCCAACGCCCTCGACACGGCCAAGGCCCTGCGCAAGACCGTCGACGACCTCAAGCCATTCTTCCCGCAAGGCCTGGAAGTGGTGTTCCCGTACGACACCACCCCGGTGGTGAGCGAATCGATCAAGGGCGTGGTCGAGACCCTGGTCGAAGCGGTCGTGCTGGTGTTCCTGGTGATGTTCCTGTTCCTGCAGAATTTCCGCGCCACCATCATCACCACGATGACCGTGCCGGTGGTACTGCTGGGCACCTTCGGGATCCTCGCGGCATTCGGCTTCAGTATCAACACCCTGACCATGTTCGGCATGGTGCTGGCCATCGGCTTGCTGGTGGACGACGCCATCGTCGTGGTGGAAAACGTCGAACGGGTGATGAGCGAAGAAGGCCTGTCGCCCAAGGAAGCCACGAAAAAATCCATGGGCCAGATCCAGGGGGCCCTGGTGGGTATCGCCCTGGTGCTCTCGGCGGTACTGCTGCCGATGGCGTTCTTCGGCGGGTCCACCGGTGTGATCTACAAGCAGTTCTCCATCACCATCGTCTCGGCCATGGCCCTGTCGGTACTGGTGGCACTGATCTTCACCCCTGCCCTGTGCGCCACCATGCTCAAGGCCATTCCGAAAGGCGAGCACGGCACGCCGAAACGCGGCTTCTTCGGCTGGTTCAACCGCAGCTTCGACCGTGGCGTCAGGAGCTACGAACGTGGCGTGGGCAACATGCTCAAGCACAAGGCCCCGTACCTGCTGGCCTACGTGATCATCGTGGTCGGCATGGTCTGGCTGTTCACCCGTATCCCGACAGCGTTCCTGCCGGAAGAAGACCAGGGCGTGCTGTTTGCCCAGGTACAGACACCGGCCGGCTCCAGTGCCGAGCGCACCCAGGTGGTGGTGGACAACATGCGCGAGTTCCTGCTGCGCCCCAGCAAGGACGGCGGCGAAGGCGACGGTGTGGCCTCGGTGTTCACCGTGACCGGCTTCAACTTCGCCGGTCGTGGCCAAAGCTCGGGCCTGGCATTCATCATGCTCAAGCCGTGGGAAGAGCGTAACGCTGACAACACCGTGTTCAAGATCGCTGGCCGCGCCCAGCAACACTTCTTCACCTTCCGCGACGCCATGGTGTTCGCCTTCGCCCCGCCGGCGGTGATGGAACTGGGTAACGCCACCGGTTTCGACGTGTTCCTGCAGGACCGTGCCGGCATCGGCCACGACAAGCTGATGGAAGCCCGTAACCAGTTCCTGGGCATGGCGTCCCAAAGCAAGGTGCTGGCCCAGGTACGTCCGAACGGTCTGAACGATGAACCGCAATACCAGTTGGAAATCGATGACGAGAAAGCCAGCGCGCTGGGCATCACGCTCTCGGAGATCAACAACACCCTGTCGATTGCACTGGGCAGTAACTATGTGAACGACTTCATCGACCGTGGTCGGGTGAAACGGGTGTACGTCCAGGGCCAGCCGAACTCGCGCATGAGCCCCGAGGACCTGCAGAAGTGGTACGTGCGCAACAGCGCCGGGACCATGGTGCCGTTCTCTGCGTTCGCCAAGGGCGAGTGGGTCTACGGCTCGCCGAAACTGGCGCGTTACAACGGCGTGGAAGCGATGGAGATCCTCGGTACCCCGGCACCGGGTTACTCCACCGGTGAAGCCATGGCCGAAGTCGAAGCCATCGCCAAGAAGCTGCCGGCCGGTGTCGGTATTTCCTGGACGGGCCTGTCCTATGAGGAACGCCTGTCGGGTTCCCAGGCGCCGGCGTTGTATGCCTTGTCGCTGCTGATGGTGTTCCTGTGCCTGGCGGCGCTGTATGAGAGTTGGTCGATTCCGATCGCGGTCATGCTCGTGGTGCCACTGGGGATCATCGGTGCCTTGATGGCCACCAGCTTGCGCGGCCTGTCCAACGATGTGTACTTCCAGGTGGGCCTGTTGACAACCATCGGCCTGGCGGCGAAAAACGCCATTCTGATCGTGGAGTTCGCCAAGGAACTTCACGAACAGGGACGAACGCTGGTGGAAGCCGCCATCGAAGCCTGTAGGATGCGTCTGCGGCCGATTATCATGACCTCGCTGGCGTTCGTCCTCGGCGTGGTCCCGCTGGCGATTTCCACCGGCGCCGGCTCGGGCAGCCAACACGCCATTGGCACCGGTGTGATCGGCGGCATGTTGACCGCTACCATCCTGGCGATTTTCTGGGTGCCCTTGTTCTTCGTGACCGTGTCGTCGATAGGTCGCCGCAAAAATGCGGACCAGGACGATACTCCTGAAACTTCTAAAGAGGCTGGCCAATGA
- the adeC gene encoding AdeC/AdeK/OprM family multidrug efflux complex outer membrane factor, whose product MSKSLLSLTIAAVVLSGCSLIPDYQRPEAPVAAQYPQGPAYEAANAPGQAAAEQGWKQFFHDPALQQLIQVALENNRDLRVAALNIDAYAAQYRIQRADLFPAVSATGSGSRQRVPARASQTGEAAISSSYSATLGISAYELDLFGRVRSLSEQALQSYFATEEARRSTQISLVANVANAYLTWQADKELLKLTQETLGAYEQSFKLTSRSAEVGVASALDLSQARTAVENARVQLARYTRQVAQDENSLTLLLGTGLPANLNSQPLSDDLLSEVPAGLPSDLLQRRPDILQAERNLLAANANIGAARAAFFPSISLTANAGTLSPDLSGLFKGGSGTWTFAPQINLPIFNAGSLRASLDYAKIQKDINVAQYEKSIQTAFQEVSDGLAARQTYNEQLQAQTDFVAANQDYYRLAERRYRIGVDSNLTFLDAQRQLFSAQQSLITDRLAQLTSEVNLYKALGGGWNAETGKNEPVKEEAPKMKLF is encoded by the coding sequence ATGAGCAAGTCGCTCCTCTCCCTGACCATCGCCGCCGTCGTGCTCAGCGGCTGCTCGCTGATCCCCGACTATCAGCGGCCCGAAGCACCGGTCGCGGCGCAATACCCGCAAGGGCCGGCCTACGAGGCGGCCAATGCGCCCGGCCAGGCCGCCGCCGAGCAAGGCTGGAAACAGTTTTTCCATGACCCGGCGTTGCAACAGCTGATCCAGGTCGCCTTGGAAAACAACCGCGACCTGCGTGTCGCGGCGCTGAACATCGATGCCTACGCCGCGCAATACCGCATCCAGCGCGCGGACCTGTTCCCGGCCGTCTCGGCCACCGGCTCCGGTAGTCGCCAGCGGGTACCGGCACGGGCTTCGCAAACCGGCGAAGCGGCGATCAGCAGTTCCTATTCGGCAACCTTGGGCATCAGCGCCTATGAACTGGACCTGTTCGGTCGGGTTCGCAGCCTGAGCGAGCAAGCATTGCAAAGCTACTTCGCCACCGAAGAAGCCCGCCGCAGCACCCAGATCAGCCTGGTGGCCAACGTCGCCAATGCCTACCTGACCTGGCAGGCCGACAAGGAACTGCTCAAGCTGACCCAGGAAACCCTCGGGGCCTACGAGCAAAGCTTCAAGCTGACCTCGCGCAGCGCCGAAGTCGGCGTGGCCTCGGCCCTGGACCTGAGCCAGGCGCGTACCGCGGTGGAAAACGCCCGTGTGCAACTGGCCCGCTACACTCGCCAGGTCGCCCAGGACGAAAACAGCCTGACCCTGCTGCTGGGCACCGGCCTGCCGGCCAACCTGAACTCGCAACCGTTGAGCGATGACCTGCTCAGCGAAGTGCCGGCCGGGCTGCCGTCGGACCTGCTGCAACGTCGTCCGGACATCCTCCAGGCCGAACGCAACCTGCTGGCCGCCAACGCCAACATCGGCGCCGCGCGGGCCGCGTTCTTCCCGAGCATCAGCCTGACGGCCAACGCCGGCACCTTGAGCCCGGACCTGTCCGGCCTGTTCAAGGGCGGTTCGGGCACCTGGACCTTCGCGCCGCAGATCAACCTGCCGATCTTCAACGCCGGCAGCCTGCGAGCGAGCCTGGACTACGCCAAGATCCAGAAAGACATCAACGTCGCGCAGTACGAGAAGTCGATTCAGACAGCGTTCCAGGAAGTCTCCGACGGCCTGGCCGCACGCCAGACCTACAACGAACAGTTGCAGGCCCAGACCGACTTCGTTGCCGCCAACCAGGACTACTACCGCCTGGCCGAGCGTCGCTACCGCATCGGCGTCGACAGCAACCTGACCTTCCTCGACGCCCAACGCCAGTTGTTCAGCGCGCAACAGTCGCTGATCACTGACCGCCTTGCGCAACTGACCAGCGAGGTCAATTTGTACAAGGCACTGGGCGGTGGTTGGAATGCCGAGACGGGCAAGAACGAACCGGTGAAAGAAGAAGCGCCGAAGATGAAGTTGTTCTGA
- a CDS encoding MFS family transporter → MATPIISHYTGEERSKRIFAIVGASSGNLVEWFDFYVYAFCAIYFAPAFFPSDNPTVQLVNTAGVFAAGFLMRPIGGWIFGRVADRHGRKNSMMISVLMMCFGSLLIACLPTYKDIGVWAPVLLLFARLLQGLSVGGEYGTTATYMSEVALKGQRGFFASFQYVTLIGGQLLAVSLVVILQQFLNEDELRAYGWRIPFVVGAVAALISLFLRRSLKETSSKEMRENKDAGSIAALFRDHKAAFVTVLGYTAGGSLIFYTFTTYMQKYLVNTAGLHAKTASYIMTGALFLYMCMQPLFGMLADKIGRRNSMLWFGGLGALCTVPILLTLKSISSPFLAFILITLALAIVSFYTSISGLVKAEMFPPEVRALGVGLAYAVANAIFGGSAEYVALSLKAQGMENAFYWYVTVMMVVAFLFSLRLPKQPAYLHHDL, encoded by the coding sequence ATGGCCACCCCAATCATCAGCCACTACACCGGCGAAGAACGCAGCAAGCGCATCTTCGCCATCGTCGGTGCTTCATCCGGCAACCTGGTCGAATGGTTCGACTTCTACGTCTACGCGTTCTGCGCGATTTATTTCGCGCCGGCGTTCTTTCCGTCCGACAACCCGACGGTGCAACTGGTCAACACGGCCGGTGTGTTCGCCGCCGGGTTCCTGATGCGACCCATCGGTGGCTGGATTTTCGGCCGGGTGGCGGATCGTCACGGGCGCAAGAATTCGATGATGATCTCGGTGCTGATGATGTGTTTCGGCTCGTTGCTCATTGCCTGCCTGCCCACCTACAAGGACATCGGCGTCTGGGCGCCGGTGCTGCTGTTGTTCGCGCGTTTGCTGCAGGGCCTGTCGGTGGGCGGCGAATACGGCACCACCGCCACCTACATGAGCGAAGTCGCCCTCAAGGGCCAGCGCGGTTTCTTCGCCTCGTTCCAGTACGTGACGTTGATCGGTGGGCAACTGCTGGCGGTGTCGCTGGTGGTGATCCTGCAACAGTTTCTCAACGAAGACGAACTGCGTGCCTACGGCTGGCGGATCCCGTTCGTGGTCGGCGCCGTGGCCGCATTGATTTCGCTATTCCTGCGGCGGTCCCTGAAGGAAACCAGCAGCAAGGAAATGCGTGAGAACAAGGATGCTGGCAGCATCGCGGCGCTGTTTCGCGACCACAAGGCCGCGTTCGTCACCGTGCTGGGCTACACCGCCGGCGGTTCGTTGATTTTCTATACCTTCACCACGTACATGCAGAAATACCTGGTGAACACCGCCGGCCTGCACGCCAAGACCGCCAGCTACATCATGACCGGCGCGCTGTTTCTCTATATGTGTATGCAGCCACTGTTCGGCATGCTGGCGGACAAGATCGGCCGGCGTAATTCCATGCTTTGGTTCGGTGGCCTGGGGGCGTTGTGCACGGTGCCGATCCTGCTGACCCTCAAAAGCATCAGCAGCCCGTTCCTGGCGTTTATCCTGATCACGCTGGCGCTGGCAATCGTCAGTTTCTACACCTCCATCAGTGGCCTGGTGAAAGCCGAGATGTTTCCACCTGAAGTGCGAGCGCTGGGAGTAGGGTTGGCCTATGCGGTGGCCAATGCGATTTTTGGCGGATCGGCCGAATACGTCGCCTTGAGCCTGAAAGCCCAAGGCATGGAAAACGCTTTTTATTGGTATGTCACGGTGATGATGGTCGTGGCATTCCTGTTCAGCCTGCGCCTGCCCAAGCAACCGGCGTATTTGCACCACGACCTTTGA
- the pcaC gene encoding 4-carboxymuconolactone decarboxylase → MDEKQRYDEGMQVRRAVLGDAHVDRSLDALTEFNSEFQEMITRHAWGDIWTRPGLPRHTRSLITIAMLIGMNRAEELKLHLRAAANNGVSRSEIKEVIMQSAIYCGIPAANATFHLAESVWDELGVESRA, encoded by the coding sequence GTGGACGAGAAACAACGTTACGATGAAGGCATGCAAGTACGCCGCGCGGTACTGGGCGATGCCCACGTCGACCGCAGCCTCGATGCCCTGACCGAGTTCAACAGCGAATTCCAGGAGATGATCACCCGCCATGCCTGGGGCGACATCTGGACCCGCCCAGGCCTGCCGCGCCATACCCGCAGCCTGATCACCATCGCTATGCTGATCGGCATGAACCGCGCCGAAGAACTCAAGCTGCACCTGCGCGCCGCCGCCAACAACGGCGTGAGCCGCAGCGAGATCAAGGAAGTGATCATGCAGAGCGCCATCTACTGCGGCATCCCGGCAGCCAACGCCACCTTCCACCTGGCTGAGTCGGTGTGGGATGAACTGGGCGTCGAGTCGCGGGCTTAA
- a CDS encoding 3-carboxy-cis,cis-muconate cycloisomerase, translating into MSERPGNQLFDAYFTARDMREVFCDAGRVQAMLDVEAALARAEARVGLIPQSAVASIEKACRAEFYDFSTLSEAIASAGNSAIPLVKALGKRIAAEDAEAERYVHLGATSQDVMDSGLVLQLRQALGLIEGELAQLAAILARQAERYATTPLAGRTWLQHATPVTLGMKIAGWLGAITRSRQRLKELKPRLLVLQFGGASGTLAALGEHALPVAEALAAELQLTLPEQPWHTQRDRLVEFGAVLGLIAGSLGKLGRDISLLMQTEAGEAFEPSAPGKGGSSTMPHKRNPVGAAVLIGAATRVPGLLSTLFSAMPQEHERSLGLWHAEWETLPEICCLVSGALQQARLLAEGLEVDAARMARNLELTQGLVLAEAVSIVLAQRVGRDTAHHLLEQCCKRAVAEQRHLREVLGDEPQVTAQLSATEIDHLLDPAHYLGQAQTWVVRAVAEHLALNA; encoded by the coding sequence ATGAGCGAACGACCGGGCAATCAGCTGTTCGATGCCTACTTCACCGCCCGCGACATGCGCGAGGTGTTCTGCGATGCGGGGCGGGTCCAGGCCATGCTGGATGTCGAAGCCGCCTTGGCCCGGGCCGAGGCGCGGGTGGGCTTGATTCCGCAAAGTGCCGTGGCGTCGATCGAAAAGGCCTGTCGCGCCGAGTTTTATGATTTTTCGACGTTGAGCGAAGCAATCGCCAGCGCTGGTAATTCGGCAATTCCGTTGGTCAAGGCGTTGGGCAAGCGCATCGCCGCCGAGGATGCCGAAGCCGAGCGCTACGTGCACTTGGGCGCCACCAGCCAGGACGTGATGGACAGCGGGCTGGTGCTGCAACTGCGCCAGGCGTTGGGCCTGATCGAGGGCGAGTTGGCGCAACTGGCCGCCATCCTGGCCCGACAAGCCGAACGCTACGCCACCACACCGCTGGCCGGACGCACCTGGCTGCAGCACGCCACGCCGGTGACCCTGGGGATGAAAATCGCCGGTTGGCTGGGGGCGATCACCCGCAGTCGCCAACGCTTGAAAGAACTCAAGCCACGCTTGCTGGTGCTGCAATTTGGCGGTGCTTCCGGAACCCTCGCCGCCTTGGGTGAACACGCCTTGCCCGTCGCCGAAGCCTTGGCCGCCGAACTGCAACTGACCCTGCCCGAGCAGCCGTGGCACACCCAGCGCGATCGTTTGGTGGAGTTTGGCGCGGTGCTGGGGTTGATCGCCGGCAGCCTGGGCAAACTGGGCCGTGATATCAGCCTGTTGATGCAGACCGAGGCCGGTGAAGCGTTCGAGCCTTCGGCGCCGGGCAAGGGCGGTTCGTCCACCATGCCCCACAAGCGCAACCCGGTGGGCGCGGCGGTGTTGATCGGTGCGGCGACGCGAGTACCTGGTTTGTTGTCGACGCTGTTCAGCGCCATGCCCCAGGAACACGAGCGCAGCCTGGGCCTGTGGCACGCCGAATGGGAAACCTTGCCGGAAATCTGCTGCCTGGTCTCCGGTGCCTTGCAACAGGCGCGACTGCTGGCCGAAGGGCTGGAAGTGGATGCGGCGCGCATGGCCCGCAATCTGGAATTGACCCAAGGGTTGGTGCTGGCCGAAGCCGTCAGCATTGTCCTGGCCCAGCGTGTCGGGCGCGATACCGCCCATCATTTGCTGGAGCAATGTTGCAAGCGCGCCGTGGCCGAACAGCGGCATCTACGCGAGGTGCTGGGAGACGAACCCCAGGTCACCGCGCAGCTATCGGCAACCGAGATTGATCATCTGCTCGACCCGGCGCACTACCTCGGACAAGCCCAGACCTGGGTCGTCCGAGCCGTGGCCGAACACCTTGCCTTGAACGCCTGA
- a CDS encoding OprD family porin, whose translation MKPTQHLFPSLIAVALSGTALPVLAAESGFVEDAKATLNLRNFYFNRNFTNPNNAQGKAEEWTQSFILDAKSGFTQGTVGFGVDILGMYSVKLDGGRGTAGTQLLPVHDDGRPADDFGRLGVALKAKVSKTELKVGEWMPVLPILRSDDGRSLPQTFRGGQVTSTEINGLSLYGGQFRGNSPRNDASMEDMSMNGRGAFTSDRFNFGGGEYAFNEKRTQVGVWYAELSDIYQQQYFNLTHSQPIGDWTLGANLGYFIGKEDGSALAGDLDNKTAFAMLSAKYGGNTFYVGLQKVGGDDAWMRVNGTSGGTLANDSYNSSYDNAKEKSWQLRHDFNFAAVGVPGLTLMNRYISGDNVHTATVDDGKEWGRESELAYTVQSGALKSLNVKWRNSTMRRDYSTNEFDENRLIISYPISLL comes from the coding sequence ATGAAGCCCACACAGCACTTGTTCCCCAGCCTCATTGCCGTCGCCCTGAGCGGTACCGCCCTGCCAGTCCTGGCGGCGGAATCGGGGTTTGTCGAAGATGCCAAGGCCACGCTGAACCTGCGCAACTTCTACTTCAATCGCAACTTCACCAACCCGAACAACGCCCAGGGCAAGGCCGAAGAGTGGACCCAAAGTTTCATCCTCGACGCCAAGTCCGGGTTCACCCAGGGCACGGTCGGTTTCGGCGTGGACATACTGGGGATGTACTCGGTCAAGCTCGACGGCGGTCGCGGCACGGCGGGTACGCAATTGCTTCCGGTGCATGACGACGGTCGCCCGGCCGACGACTTCGGCCGTTTGGGCGTGGCCCTGAAGGCCAAGGTGTCGAAGACCGAGCTGAAGGTCGGCGAGTGGATGCCGGTGCTGCCGATCCTGCGTTCCGACGACGGCCGCTCCCTGCCGCAAACCTTCCGTGGCGGCCAGGTGACCTCCACCGAAATCAACGGCCTGAGCCTCTACGGCGGCCAGTTCCGTGGCAACAGCCCGCGCAACGACGCGAGCATGGAAGACATGTCCATGAACGGCCGCGGTGCGTTCACCTCCGATCGTTTCAACTTCGGCGGTGGCGAATACGCCTTCAACGAAAAACGTACCCAGGTCGGTGTGTGGTACGCGGAACTGTCCGACATCTACCAGCAGCAATATTTCAACCTGACCCACAGCCAGCCCATCGGCGACTGGACCCTGGGCGCCAACCTCGGCTACTTCATCGGCAAGGAAGACGGCAGCGCCCTGGCCGGCGACCTGGACAACAAAACCGCGTTCGCCATGCTCTCGGCCAAATACGGCGGCAACACCTTCTACGTCGGCCTGCAGAAAGTCGGCGGCGACGATGCCTGGATGCGCGTCAACGGCACCAGCGGCGGCACCCTGGCCAACGACAGCTACAACTCCAGCTATGACAACGCCAAGGAAAAATCCTGGCAACTGCGCCACGACTTCAACTTCGCCGCGGTCGGCGTGCCGGGCCTGACCCTGATGAACCGCTACATCAGCGGTGACAACGTGCACACCGCCACGGTCGACGATGGCAAGGAATGGGGCCGGGAAAGTGAGCTGGCCTATACCGTGCAGAGCGGCGCACTGAAGAGCCTGAATGTGAAGTGGCGTAACTCAACGATGCGTCGGGACTACAGCACCAACGAGTTTGATGAGAACCGATTGATCATCAGCTATCCGATCAGCCTGCTGTAG